From the Streptomyces nigrescens genome, one window contains:
- a CDS encoding lipase family protein, whose amino-acid sequence MTSATIDQKATGYSVRHALCMARASELAYKDEQTIEATARQWGFDRVRHHHTTFRPPFPLQDTQAYTLGGHSMIITSFRGTEPVKLRDWLSDATTPPWPGPGGRGYVHYGFGEALEAVWPQVRAAVDAFRDNRQTVWFTGHSLGGALAMLAGARLHFEEPHVTANGVYTFGQPRTCDRQLSKEFNTAFSDRMYRFVNNNDIVPQLPPEPAFHHVSALRYIDTQGAIHHTMPLISGLVDRAQGLTADVLAPASDGVRDHFMDAYINALERNQN is encoded by the coding sequence TTGACCAGCGCCACGATCGACCAGAAAGCCACCGGCTACAGCGTCCGCCATGCGCTCTGTATGGCGCGCGCCTCCGAACTCGCCTACAAGGACGAGCAGACCATCGAAGCCACCGCCCGGCAATGGGGCTTCGACCGGGTGCGCCATCACCACACCACGTTCCGCCCGCCGTTCCCGCTGCAGGACACCCAGGCGTACACCCTCGGCGGGCACAGCATGATCATCACCAGCTTCCGGGGGACGGAGCCGGTGAAACTGCGCGACTGGCTGTCCGACGCCACCACACCGCCGTGGCCCGGTCCTGGCGGCAGGGGGTATGTCCACTACGGCTTCGGTGAGGCGCTGGAGGCCGTCTGGCCGCAGGTCCGCGCCGCCGTCGACGCCTTCCGCGACAACCGCCAGACGGTGTGGTTCACCGGCCACAGCCTCGGCGGGGCGCTGGCGATGCTGGCCGGGGCGCGGCTGCATTTCGAGGAGCCGCATGTGACGGCCAACGGCGTCTACACCTTCGGCCAGCCACGCACCTGCGACCGGCAGCTGTCCAAGGAGTTCAACACGGCCTTCTCCGACCGCATGTACCGCTTCGTCAACAACAACGACATCGTGCCGCAGCTCCCCCCGGAGCCCGCCTTCCACCATGTCTCCGCCCTGCGCTACATCGACACCCAGGGCGCCATCCACCACACCATGCCGCTGATCAGCGGCCTGGTCGACCGCGCCCAGGGCCTCACCGCCGATGTACTGGCGCCCGCCTCCGACGGGGTCCGGGACCACTTCATGGACGCGTACATCAACGCATTGGAGAGGAACCAGAACTGA
- a CDS encoding isochorismatase family protein has product MAETTRAAAAAGTSGGAAATDSEVAPPTGAGSPLRPVEALLLVDLQSAFVAGDEAVPDAARVLDRSRALLTRARAAGALVVHLQNDGESGTVDEPHTPGWELHLPVETGPRESVIRKTQDDGFEDAPLGALLDDAGVKALALCGVPSEMCVSATARTALACDFPVVLPHDAHAIHDIPAAPGISERVPAALSSRAAEWALSDEIEIVARPGRRGHLHRPPSRPVNRLPSRPVSHLRPGRCAVSPPASWSVNLLPTRPAHCSRPER; this is encoded by the coding sequence ATGGCAGAGACGACCAGGGCGGCTGCGGCGGCCGGGACGTCCGGGGGCGCCGCGGCGACCGATAGCGAGGTCGCACCGCCGACCGGGGCCGGGAGTCCGCTCCGCCCCGTCGAGGCCCTCCTGCTCGTCGACCTCCAGTCGGCGTTCGTCGCGGGGGACGAGGCGGTGCCCGATGCGGCGCGGGTGCTCGACCGGAGCCGTGCTCTGCTCACCCGGGCCCGCGCCGCCGGGGCACTGGTCGTCCATCTGCAGAACGACGGTGAGTCGGGAACCGTAGATGAGCCCCACACCCCGGGCTGGGAGCTACATCTGCCCGTGGAGACCGGGCCCCGCGAGTCGGTGATCCGCAAGACCCAGGACGACGGCTTCGAGGACGCCCCGCTCGGTGCCCTGCTCGACGACGCCGGGGTCAAGGCCCTGGCGCTCTGCGGGGTGCCCTCCGAGATGTGCGTCAGCGCGACCGCCCGTACGGCCCTGGCCTGCGACTTCCCTGTCGTCCTGCCGCACGACGCCCACGCCATCCACGACATCCCGGCGGCCCCCGGCATCAGCGAGCGGGTGCCCGCGGCGCTGTCCTCGCGGGCCGCGGAATGGGCCCTGAGCGACGAGATCGAAATCGTCGCCCGCCCAGGCCGCCGAGGTCACCTTCACCGCCCTCCGTCCCGGCCGGTGAACCGTCTCCCCTCCCGGCCGGTGAGCCATCTCCGCCCCGGCCGGTGTGCCGTCTCCCCTCCCGCCTCCTGGTCGGTGAACCTGCTCCCAACCCGACCGGCGCATTGCTCCCGCCCCGAGCGATGA
- a CDS encoding FAD binding domain-containing protein, producing the protein MKPFGYLRATSVEEAVRAAAGQPGARFLGGGTNLVDLMKLGVETPELLIDVTRLPLDRIEELPDGGLRIGAMVRNSDLAAAVPVRDRYPALSQALLAGASGQLRNIATTGGNLLQRTRCLYFQDITKPCNKRAPGTGCPAREGVHRDLAVLGHSAHCVATQPSDMAVALAALDAEVHLHGPDGERTVPVTDFHRLPGDSPERDTEIRPGELITAVQLPPPAPGARSRYRKARDRASFAFALVSVAAVLEVRDGAVRRAALAFGGLAHRPWRARAAEEVLHGSPATEDTFARAADAELAAARPLRDNGFKVTLARNLAVGVLAALAAPADDH; encoded by the coding sequence ATGAAGCCGTTCGGGTATCTGCGGGCGACGAGCGTCGAGGAGGCCGTACGGGCCGCGGCCGGGCAGCCCGGCGCCCGCTTTCTCGGCGGGGGCACCAACCTCGTCGACCTGATGAAGCTGGGCGTGGAGACGCCGGAGCTGCTCATCGACGTCACCCGGCTGCCGCTCGACCGTATCGAGGAGCTGCCGGACGGCGGACTGCGGATCGGGGCGATGGTCCGCAACAGCGATCTCGCCGCTGCGGTCCCGGTCCGCGACCGCTACCCTGCCCTGTCGCAGGCGCTGCTGGCCGGCGCCTCGGGGCAGCTGCGGAACATCGCGACCACCGGCGGCAATCTGCTGCAGCGCACCCGCTGCCTGTACTTCCAGGACATCACCAAGCCCTGTAACAAGCGCGCCCCCGGCACCGGCTGCCCGGCCCGCGAGGGGGTACACCGCGATCTCGCCGTACTGGGCCACTCCGCGCACTGCGTCGCCACCCAGCCGTCGGACATGGCGGTGGCGCTGGCCGCCCTCGACGCCGAGGTCCATCTGCACGGCCCCGATGGCGAGCGCACCGTGCCGGTCACCGATTTCCACCGGCTGCCCGGCGACAGCCCGGAGCGGGACACCGAGATCCGGCCCGGCGAACTGATCACCGCAGTCCAGCTGCCGCCGCCGGCCCCGGGCGCACGCTCGCGCTACCGCAAGGCCCGCGACCGCGCCTCGTTCGCGTTCGCCCTGGTCTCCGTCGCCGCCGTACTGGAGGTGCGGGACGGCGCCGTACGACGGGCCGCCCTCGCCTTCGGCGGGCTCGCGCACCGGCCGTGGCGCGCCCGCGCGGCCGAAGAGGTGCTGCACGGGTCGCCCGCCACCGAGGACACCTTCGCCCGCGCCGCCGACGCCGAACTCGCCGCCGCCCGGCCGCTGCGCGACAACGGCTTCAAGGTCACGCTCGCCCGCAATCTGGCCGTCGGCGTACTGGCCGCTCTGGCCGCCCCGGCCGACGACCACTGA
- a CDS encoding VOC family protein produces MSATSPAAPAPAAVQPVIVTPDLDRLQAFYSGLVGAEEFTRVPEEGPAFFVGLRIGGSELGIVVDQNVETGTPTRILISIVVQDVDALLDRVGQLGGTARGPANDMPWGQRVAHIQDPDGNAVNLTQPL; encoded by the coding sequence ATGTCTGCCACCTCACCCGCCGCCCCCGCCCCTGCCGCCGTCCAGCCGGTGATCGTCACCCCCGACCTCGACCGGCTGCAGGCCTTCTACAGCGGGCTGGTCGGTGCCGAGGAGTTCACCCGGGTGCCCGAGGAGGGCCCGGCTTTCTTCGTCGGTCTGCGGATCGGTGGCTCGGAGCTGGGCATCGTGGTGGACCAGAACGTAGAAACCGGCACTCCCACCCGGATCCTGATCAGCATCGTCGTCCAGGACGTCGACGCCCTGCTCGACCGGGTCGGGCAGCTCGGCGGAACGGCGCGCGGCCCGGCCAACGACATGCCCTGGGGGCAGCGGGTCGCCCATATCCAGGACCCGGACGGCAACGCGGTCAACCTCACCCAGCCGCTCTGA
- a CDS encoding (2Fe-2S)-binding protein — translation MVLHINGVTQTLTVDHRTTVLDLLRERLGLTGAKKGCDHGQCGACTVLVDGRRANSCLLPAVAQDGREITTVEGLAEGERLHPLQQAFLERDALQCGYCTPGQICSAVGMLAETADGFPSHVTPPTADPAAPVELTDDEIRERMSGNLCRCGAYPRIVEAVREAAS, via the coding sequence CTGGTGCTGCACATCAACGGAGTGACGCAGACGCTGACCGTGGACCACCGGACCACGGTCCTCGACCTGCTCCGTGAACGCCTCGGTCTGACCGGCGCCAAGAAGGGCTGCGACCACGGCCAGTGCGGCGCGTGCACCGTGCTCGTCGACGGGCGGCGCGCCAACAGCTGTCTGCTGCCGGCCGTGGCACAGGACGGGCGGGAGATCACCACGGTCGAGGGCCTGGCAGAGGGAGAGCGGCTGCACCCCCTGCAGCAGGCCTTCCTGGAGCGGGACGCCCTGCAGTGCGGCTACTGCACCCCCGGCCAGATCTGCTCGGCCGTCGGGATGCTGGCCGAGACGGCCGACGGCTTCCCGTCCCATGTCACCCCGCCCACCGCGGACCCCGCGGCTCCGGTCGAGCTGACCGACGACGAGATCCGTGAGCGGATGAGCGGAAATCTGTGCCGCTGCGGCGCCTATCCGCGGATCGTCGAAGCGGTACGGGAGGCGGCGTCATGA